From Canis lupus baileyi chromosome 16, mCanLup2.hap1, whole genome shotgun sequence:
CAGACTGCATCATTCCTCTTCCCCTAAACCTTCCCATCTCATTCAGAGTAAGAGTTGGGAGTCCTTCCACAGACCGCAAACCCTTTGGAATCTGAACTGCATGGAATCTAGATCCATCCCCATCACCACTCTGAAGGGTCTCTCCCACCCCTCTCTATCTGCATCCAAATGAtctagccacactggcctcccacTATTCTCTAACATCCAGATAAGCTCCACCTCGTGGCCTTTCCACCTGTGCTCCCTACCTGAAACACTCTTTATCTCATCTCCTTTGGTTCTTTGCAAAATGTCTTCTTCATTAGGCATTCTATCTGCAcccaattaaaaaacacaattccTCTCCAACAGCACTTTCTATAGGCCCTTACCATGCTGTATTTTTTCATCAAAACTGTAACAATCTGACACCTATTCACTTTACTTGTCCATCTACCAAGGTAAGTGCAATGAGGAAAGggacttttgtctgttttgttcaccactgAATTCCTAGCATCTGAGAACCCGGTGTCTGTCGCATCACAGGCACTCAATAGGTATTCGTTAAAATAACGTACCTGTAACACAATACTGCCACAACAGACGTCTCTAAAAATGGCATTCACCTGCCTCCTAACCAGTCTCTGAAGCCTCCATTCCTATCCCTTTCAGTCCATTTCTCACAGCAGCAGAATCATctctaaaaataatcaaatgagaaaatttcttcacccagcttcccaccacagtaaaaaaaaaaaaaaaaaaaaaaaaatcatcaaactcCTTTATTTCAATGCATTTCACAGACCCTTCACCCACTAGATCCAGCTCCACTGGatatttcctttagttctttaagCTAAACTGGGTCCTGCATGAGGGCCATTGTGCCATCTGCCTGGAATGCTCATTTCCCATCTTTGCTCAATAGGTCTTTCCCATCGTTTGGAGGTCGgtttaaatgtcacctcttcagaaAGGTCTTTCCTCTACCCAATCACTATCCTTTCATCCTTTTCAAATGTCAACACAGCACTGATTACACGCAGACTTTCTTTTTCACTGCCTTTGTCCCTCCACCTGGAATCTGAGCTCCCCGAGAGCAGGGCGCCCTCGTCAGACGGGCCGGCTGCATCTTCAGTACCCAGCGCAGTGGCTGCCCCAGAGCGCACAACAGACGCTCCAGAAGTATCGACCAAATGCATCCCCTCGGGGCCCCCCCGGAGGCACTGCCTCCCGTCTCCTCCACGGACGCGGCCCTCGGCGGGCGAGCATCTCCACGGCCCCGCGCGCGGCCCTCCGCATCCCGCCTACCTGTCGGCCAACTCCAGCACCTCGTGCACGCTGCCCGTGCTGACGCGGATGCGCCCGGTGTACATGTATTCGATAACGGCTTCCACCGTGTCGGGCTCGGGCCCGGGTTCAGAGCTCCACTTGCGCATCTCCACCCGGCCCGAGCGGGACTCCGAGAACTGGCCCGAGAGCAGGGGCGTGAAGTACTCGGTGGCGGCGGCCAGCACCGAACGGTGGGCCCGGAACTCGCGGCCTCCCGCGCCGCCGAAGCACAAGGTAATGTCGCAGAAGAGGCCCTGGCGCCGCTGCTCGTTCTGCCTCCAGGACAGCTCTGAGCAGTGAGAGCTGCACTCGAAATCCTCGGCCTCCGGGCCCGGATCGCCCCCGCTCGCCTCCATTGCAGAGATGCCGGGCCCAGACCCGAAGTCCACCGTGCCGCTGCCTCGGACTTCGGCGGCCAGCCCTGCAGAGCCGGCGGCGGCCGTCTCCATGCTCTCCATCTCCAGCACCTGCAGAGACGcggccgctgccgccgccgccgccgcagccacTGCCGCCGCCGCCATCTTGACGCCGCCGCGCCCGACCTCCGCAGTCTCGGAACGATCCAGCCGTTCTGGTGCGACACAGAGGGATTCTGGGAATAAATAGTGGGCGCGGGGCGGAGCCGGCGCCGCGGGTGTGCGCACGcgcggccgccccccgcccggagCTGTCCGTCCCACCTTGGACAGGGCTCCACGGTGCTGCTGTCCGCAGACGTCCCACCCGAGTTTCGGTGggttgtgtgtgcgtgtgcgtgtgcgtgtgcgcgcgcggCTTGTCTCCTTCCCCTTCACGAAGGCATGCTCCTCGTGGCCGTGTTGTAGAACAGGAGCCACCCCGGACCATCACCCATTGTTAGTGTCTCGGGTGGCAACAGTGGATTTTTAGAGTTAACATGGATTTAGAGtaaacattagaaaagaaaaaaaaaggcttgagACCGAGCCCCAAGTAAGTGGATGAGGGTGAGAAGTTACTCAGTGCCTCTGATCTAATTTATCTTCTTAAAATGGAAtagtatccaaaaaaaaaaaaaatggaataatatctaTGCTGGGAGATGGCTGTGAGGATTAAACGAGATGCTTGGGTTTTACGTAGGGTTTGATTCGTACTTACTGTTC
This genomic window contains:
- the KLHL11 gene encoding kelch-like protein 11 isoform X2, translated to MAAAAVAAAAAAAAAASLQVLEMESMETAAAGSAGLAAEVRGSGTVDFGSGPGISAMEASGGDPGPEAEDFECSSHCSELSWRQNEQRRQGLFCDITLCFGGAGGREFRAHRSVLAAATEYFTPLLSGQFSESRSGRVEMRKWSSEPGPEPDTVEAVIEYMYTGRIRVSTGSVHEVLELADRDDSAAVRNGLKGIGMEASETG